One genomic region from Myxococcales bacterium encodes:
- the hutU gene encoding urocanate hydratase, whose product MSRTVRAPVGQTLSCKGWVQEAAYRMLQNNLDPDVAERPADLVVYGGTGKAARNWEAFDVILRELRALENDETLLVQSGKAVGRFRTTKDAPRVLLANSNLVPAWATWDEFRRLEGLGLTMYGQMTAGSWIYIGSQGILQGTYETFVAARKTYAKRTGRAEAGLWALTAGLGGMGGAQTLAATMAGVSCLAVEVDPSRIQKRLETRYVDERIDDLDKALARLAEAKEAGRAISVALMGNAAEVYPELVRRGVVPDLVTEQTSAHDPLIGYVPPGLSLEDAATLRKSDPKGYVARAKLGMKAELDAMLAFQKAGAECFDYGNNIRAGAKEAGCERAFDIKGFVPLYIRPLFCEGKGPFRWVALSGDPADIAVTDAAVLEAVPHDADLRTWLTLAKERVQFQGLPSRICWLGYGDRAKVGLVFNELVRTGKVKAPIVIGRDHLDCGSVASPNRETEGMKDGSDAIADWAILNALVNTAAGASWVSFHHGGGVGIGMSLHAGMVVVADGTADAAARLERVLTSDPGMGVIRHADAGYEEAVTCAKERGVHVPHRA is encoded by the coding sequence ATGAGCCGTACCGTGCGCGCCCCCGTGGGGCAGACGTTGTCGTGCAAGGGTTGGGTCCAAGAAGCGGCCTACCGCATGCTTCAGAACAACCTCGATCCCGACGTCGCGGAGCGCCCCGCCGACCTCGTGGTCTACGGCGGCACCGGCAAGGCGGCCCGCAACTGGGAAGCCTTCGACGTCATCTTGCGCGAGCTCCGCGCGCTCGAGAACGATGAGACGCTCCTCGTTCAGTCGGGCAAGGCCGTCGGACGCTTCCGCACCACCAAAGATGCTCCCCGCGTTCTGCTCGCAAACTCGAACCTCGTGCCTGCCTGGGCCACCTGGGACGAGTTCCGGCGCCTCGAAGGCCTCGGCCTCACGATGTACGGGCAGATGACCGCCGGCTCGTGGATCTACATCGGCTCGCAGGGGATCCTGCAAGGCACCTACGAGACCTTCGTCGCGGCCCGCAAGACGTATGCAAAGCGCACGGGCCGCGCCGAGGCCGGGCTCTGGGCCCTCACCGCAGGCCTCGGTGGCATGGGCGGCGCGCAGACCTTGGCGGCCACCATGGCGGGCGTCTCGTGCCTCGCCGTCGAGGTCGATCCCTCGCGCATTCAGAAGCGACTCGAGACCCGCTACGTCGACGAACGCATCGACGACCTCGACAAGGCTCTCGCTCGCCTCGCCGAGGCGAAGGAGGCAGGACGCGCCATCAGCGTCGCGCTCATGGGCAACGCCGCCGAGGTCTACCCCGAGCTCGTGCGACGCGGCGTCGTGCCTGACCTCGTCACCGAGCAGACCTCCGCGCACGACCCGCTCATCGGCTACGTGCCGCCGGGCCTCTCGCTCGAAGACGCGGCGACCTTGCGAAAGAGCGACCCGAAAGGGTACGTCGCGCGCGCGAAGCTCGGCATGAAGGCGGAGCTCGACGCGATGCTCGCGTTCCAAAAGGCGGGCGCCGAGTGTTTCGACTACGGCAACAACATCCGCGCCGGCGCCAAGGAGGCCGGCTGCGAGCGCGCCTTCGACATCAAGGGCTTCGTCCCGCTCTACATTCGGCCGCTCTTTTGCGAAGGGAAGGGCCCCTTCCGCTGGGTGGCGCTCTCGGGCGATCCGGCCGACATCGCCGTCACCGACGCCGCCGTCCTCGAGGCCGTGCCCCACGACGCCGATCTTCGAACGTGGCTCACGCTCGCCAAGGAGCGCGTGCAGTTCCAGGGGCTCCCGTCTCGGATCTGCTGGCTCGGCTACGGCGACCGCGCGAAGGTTGGCCTCGTGTTCAACGAGCTGGTCCGCACCGGGAAGGTGAAGGCCCCCATCGTCATCGGGCGCGATCACCTCGACTGCGGCTCCGTCGCGTCACCGAACCGCGAGACGGAGGGCATGAAGGACGGCTCCGACGCCATCGCCGACTGGGCCATCCTGAACGCGCTCGTGAACACCGCGGCGGGAGCGAGCTGGGTGAGCTTTCATCATGGGGGCGGCGTCGGCATCGGAATGTCGCTTCACGCCGGCATGGTCGTCGTCGCCGACGGCACCGCCGACGCCGCGGCGCGACTCGAGCGCGTGCTCACCTCGGACCCGGGCATGGGGGTCATCCGCCACGCCGACGCGGGCTACGAAGAGGCCGTGACGTGCGCCAAGGAGCGCGGCGTTCACGTGCCTCATCGGGCCTGA
- a CDS encoding enoyl-CoA hydratase/isomerase family protein yields MSVVLFEIAAHVATVTINRPDKLNAINDDVLHELASVVERMAEDRSLRCAILTGAGEKAFVAGADIARMSTMSVAEAQTFATLGQSILARIEALPFPVIAAVNGFALGGGCEIALACDFIYASDKAKLGQPEVNLGVIPGFGGTQRLARRVGVGLARELCYTGDIVAAAEALRIGLVNKVVPAADLMTEARATAAKIAAKGPLAIGACKRVLLEGPEEALPAACAREATAFAQLFATADQREGMAAFVAKRTAEFRGA; encoded by the coding sequence ATGTCCGTCGTTCTGTTCGAAATTGCTGCCCACGTGGCCACGGTCACCATCAATCGTCCGGACAAGCTCAACGCCATCAACGACGACGTGCTCCACGAGCTGGCGAGCGTCGTCGAGAGGATGGCGGAAGATCGCTCACTCCGGTGCGCGATCCTCACAGGCGCCGGTGAGAAGGCCTTCGTGGCCGGCGCCGACATCGCGCGCATGTCGACCATGAGCGTCGCCGAAGCGCAGACCTTCGCGACGTTGGGCCAGTCGATCTTGGCGCGCATCGAGGCGCTGCCCTTCCCCGTCATCGCGGCCGTCAACGGCTTCGCGCTCGGCGGCGGCTGCGAGATCGCCCTCGCGTGCGACTTCATCTACGCCAGCGACAAAGCAAAGCTCGGCCAACCGGAGGTCAACCTCGGCGTCATCCCGGGCTTCGGCGGCACGCAGCGTCTGGCGCGGCGCGTGGGCGTCGGCCTCGCGAGAGAGCTTTGCTACACGGGCGACATCGTCGCTGCCGCCGAGGCGCTTCGCATCGGCTTGGTGAACAAGGTGGTCCCGGCGGCGGACCTCATGACCGAAGCGCGGGCCACGGCCGCGAAGATCGCCGCGAAGGGCCCTTTGGCCATCGGTGCCTGCAAGCGCGTCCTGCTCGAGGGGCCCGAAGAGGCGCTCCCCGCCGCGTGCGCGCGCGAAGCCACGGCCTTCGCGCAGCTCTTCGCGACGGCGGACCAGCGCGAGGGAATGGCCGCCTTCGTGGCCAAGCGCACCGCCGAATTTCGCGGCGCCTGA
- a CDS encoding OmpH family outer membrane protein, with protein MRLSRFVAMLFTLALFALPVTASAQQRLGFYDGQRLQTELEDAKAAKARLQKWIDDRQKELAREQEALRKDKEAFDKQASSLRPDVLYQKGGEIQSRFIALTQKYEHMQREAQTKERLEMEPILTKIGQAVARLAEQKGFAMIFDQRTSGMTYGQAQYDLTNEIIRLYNAGSKQPSK; from the coding sequence ATGCGTCTGTCCCGATTCGTTGCGATGTTGTTCACCCTCGCGCTCTTCGCGCTGCCCGTCACGGCCTCGGCCCAGCAACGCCTCGGGTTCTACGACGGGCAAAGGCTCCAGACGGAGCTCGAAGACGCCAAGGCTGCGAAGGCGCGCCTCCAGAAGTGGATCGATGACCGGCAGAAGGAGCTGGCCCGAGAGCAGGAGGCCCTCCGTAAAGACAAGGAGGCGTTCGACAAGCAGGCGTCATCGCTCAGGCCCGATGTGCTCTACCAGAAGGGCGGCGAGATCCAGAGCCGGTTCATCGCGTTGACGCAAAAGTATGAGCACATGCAGCGCGAGGCGCAGACCAAAGAGCGCCTGGAGATGGAGCCCATCCTGACCAAGATCGGCCAGGCGGTCGCGCGGTTGGCTGAGCAAAAGGGCTTCGCCATGATCTTCGACCAGCGAACGTCGGGCATGACTTACGGGCAGGCCCAATACGATCTGACGAACGAGATCATCCGCCTGTACAACGCTGGGTCGAAGCAGCCGTCGAAGTAG
- the arfB gene encoding aminoacyl-tRNA hydrolase, with product MEPLEIRPGIVIPAGDLSFEAVRASGPGGQNVNKVASKVDLRLDLDGTGALFPETKERLRALFKNALDADGRLCVTSQKTRDQGRNLEDARDKIRTMILAALTKPKARRKTRPTRGSVERRITEKKRRGETKAGRRGMD from the coding sequence ATGGAGCCGCTCGAGATCAGGCCCGGCATCGTCATCCCCGCGGGCGACCTCTCCTTCGAAGCGGTCCGCGCGTCGGGCCCCGGCGGCCAGAACGTCAACAAGGTCGCGTCGAAGGTCGACCTCCGGCTCGACCTCGACGGCACCGGCGCGCTCTTCCCGGAGACCAAAGAGCGCCTCCGAGCGCTCTTCAAGAACGCCCTCGATGCCGACGGCCGACTTTGCGTTACGAGCCAGAAGACGCGCGATCAAGGGCGCAACCTCGAGGACGCGCGCGACAAGATTCGCACGATGATCCTCGCGGCGCTGACGAAGCCGAAGGCGCGCCGGAAGACACGCCCCACGCGCGGCTCCGTCGAGCGGCGCATCACCGAGAAGAAGCGCCGCGGCGAAACGAAGGCCGGACGACGCGGGATGGATTGA
- a CDS encoding Uma2 family endonuclease: MAREPLLAHKLRHVRPAQPLHFPAEEPWEEHLGQSPRHYRLGMVLHTLLVRLCGEAHSVGADVFVYWNASDNRFVRAPDACIKFGLPAAVLREERSWKTWELGVPELAVEILSLSDTQEKWTLDEKRESYDAMGVREFVCFDVDAPEGRRLRVWDRVEGDFVERVVEGDRTPSVTLSLGLGKAVDWLVAPEGIYPATLRILVDGELAPSPDEERAAAAREREAATREREAALRALADATEQVAMSATQIAALSAERDAAQEAARLAEGRIAELEAKLRER; the protein is encoded by the coding sequence ATGGCTCGAGAGCCTCTCTTAGCCCACAAGCTTCGCCACGTCCGTCCCGCGCAGCCGCTCCATTTCCCGGCCGAGGAGCCGTGGGAGGAGCACTTGGGTCAATCGCCGCGACACTACAGGCTGGGCATGGTGCTCCACACGCTGCTCGTGCGCCTCTGCGGCGAGGCGCACAGCGTGGGCGCAGACGTCTTCGTCTACTGGAACGCCAGCGACAACCGCTTCGTGCGCGCCCCCGACGCGTGCATCAAGTTCGGCCTGCCGGCGGCCGTGCTCCGCGAAGAGCGTTCGTGGAAGACGTGGGAGCTCGGCGTCCCTGAGCTCGCGGTGGAGATCCTGAGTCTCTCCGACACGCAAGAGAAGTGGACCCTCGACGAGAAGCGTGAGTCCTACGACGCGATGGGCGTCCGCGAGTTCGTTTGCTTCGATGTCGACGCACCGGAGGGGCGTCGCCTCCGCGTCTGGGACCGCGTGGAAGGCGACTTCGTTGAGCGGGTCGTCGAAGGCGACCGGACGCCGAGCGTCACGTTGTCTTTGGGCCTCGGCAAGGCGGTCGATTGGCTCGTCGCTCCGGAGGGCATCTACCCGGCGACCTTGCGCATCCTTGTTGACGGCGAGCTCGCTCCCAGCCCCGACGAAGAGCGGGCGGCTGCCGCGCGCGAGAGGGAAGCCGCGACGCGGGAGCGGGAGGCGGCCTTGCGGGCGCTCGCCGATGCAACGGAGCAAGTCGCGATGTCCGCTACGCAAATCGCTGCGCTTTCCGCAGAGCGCGACGCCGCGCAAGAAGCCGCGCGGCTCGCCGAGGGACGAATCGCCGAGCTCGAGGCGAAATTGCGAGAGCGATAG
- a CDS encoding DUF4292 domain-containing protein: protein MSKRWHRRVWHRLVRHEALSLSAPVGRRGTGNGATAPLALAFGLSLVTLAGCASVPAPASALPTQSAAIERMRASAPGCRAIQANAKVDRRGDGGRVAGDLMMLLESPQNIRMDIVSFGTTIATLTSDSKRFALMDMREKRFYVGSARPCNLARFTRVPIAGTALVELLRGQAPVLRDWQRSTGQEAPAWNNAGRYVVVLKDAHGNEEEIQLAPHPADLGKPWSAQRVRVHEVTVRQNGLVWYRAELSDHEPAPMGKESVDPDGIEAPVSPSGPVCTADIPRRIQVEVPWLGENVRFRFDEVTWNPPLSEGVFRQSQPGGTQLVPAECE, encoded by the coding sequence ATGTCGAAGCGATGGCACCGCCGAGTTTGGCACCGCCTGGTGCGGCACGAGGCGCTCTCTCTGAGCGCCCCCGTCGGGCGGCGTGGTACCGGCAACGGAGCCACCGCACCGCTCGCCCTCGCCTTCGGCCTCAGCCTAGTAACGCTCGCCGGCTGCGCCAGCGTCCCCGCCCCCGCATCTGCCCTTCCGACGCAGAGCGCCGCCATCGAGCGCATGCGAGCGAGCGCGCCTGGGTGTCGAGCGATTCAAGCCAACGCCAAGGTCGATCGCCGCGGCGACGGAGGCCGCGTCGCCGGCGATCTGATGATGCTCCTCGAGAGCCCGCAAAACATCCGCATGGACATCGTCAGCTTCGGCACGACCATCGCCACGTTGACGAGCGACTCGAAGCGCTTCGCGCTCATGGATATGCGCGAGAAGCGCTTTTACGTGGGCTCCGCTCGGCCGTGCAACCTCGCGCGCTTCACCCGGGTTCCCATCGCCGGAACGGCGCTCGTGGAGCTCTTGCGCGGTCAGGCGCCGGTCCTGCGCGATTGGCAGCGCTCCACGGGACAAGAAGCGCCAGCCTGGAACAACGCGGGCCGCTACGTCGTGGTGCTCAAGGACGCTCACGGGAACGAGGAGGAAATCCAGCTCGCGCCGCACCCGGCCGATCTTGGCAAGCCTTGGAGCGCCCAGCGCGTCCGCGTGCACGAGGTGACGGTGCGCCAGAACGGCCTCGTGTGGTACCGCGCCGAGCTCTCCGATCACGAGCCCGCGCCCATGGGCAAAGAGAGCGTGGACCCCGACGGCATCGAGGCGCCGGTCTCGCCGAGCGGACCCGTGTGCACGGCAGACATCCCGCGCCGCATCCAGGTCGAGGTGCCGTGGCTCGGCGAGAATGTCCGCTTCCGCTTCGACGAGGTGACGTGGAACCCGCCGCTCTCGGAGGGCGTCTTTCGGCAGAGCCAACCGGGCGGGACGCAGCTCGTGCCGGCCGAGTGCGAATAG
- a CDS encoding phosphatidylinositol transfer protein, whose product MNWPVFLLSSVLLASAAGCGSSGSSNAAPVAAGSDAGTASDAPASTSEDGGLADGSTSSCVVTLPPACTAAPPQVGPKRDWRHASSGFLVGAANHRGRDLFLNTAQDQWVIGRFAVGAALAELPVKDEEVDIWLNRDCGSGWEKIGTALTSDTPTKAAVEGVEDAAGRVFFQIPAAQKLGPGRHRLRMVLAGDLTGAEVFIEVVTPGTPMFVSDVDGTLTTSEAAEFTSLLTAQISQANPSSPEALTALAAKGYRPMYVTARPEWLVERTRDFVRDRGFPAGIIHTLTTGALPANGAAAVAYKSGELAQLTARGLHPTFVFGNTVTDAEAYDTAQVQPLDHRIFFKFGEADGGQIFGGRRIDDYAVLLAEFASLNAACPP is encoded by the coding sequence ATGAATTGGCCCGTTTTTCTGCTCTCCAGCGTCCTCCTGGCGTCCGCCGCGGGGTGCGGCTCCTCGGGCAGCTCCAACGCAGCCCCCGTCGCGGCGGGCTCCGACGCGGGGACCGCGAGCGACGCGCCAGCCTCCACGAGCGAGGATGGCGGCCTTGCCGACGGGAGTACGTCCTCGTGCGTCGTCACGCTGCCTCCCGCGTGCACGGCGGCGCCTCCCCAAGTCGGGCCCAAGCGCGATTGGCGTCACGCGTCGTCGGGCTTCCTTGTCGGTGCGGCGAACCATCGCGGTCGCGACCTCTTCCTCAACACCGCGCAAGACCAGTGGGTCATCGGACGCTTCGCCGTTGGTGCTGCGCTCGCCGAGCTCCCCGTCAAGGACGAGGAGGTCGACATCTGGCTCAACCGCGATTGCGGCTCCGGATGGGAGAAGATCGGCACGGCGCTGACGTCCGACACGCCCACGAAGGCCGCCGTCGAAGGCGTCGAGGACGCGGCGGGCCGCGTCTTCTTCCAGATCCCCGCGGCGCAGAAGCTCGGGCCGGGGCGCCATCGCTTGCGGATGGTGCTCGCCGGCGACTTGACCGGCGCCGAGGTCTTCATCGAGGTCGTGACGCCGGGGACGCCGATGTTTGTCAGCGACGTCGACGGCACGCTCACCACGTCGGAGGCCGCTGAGTTTACCTCGCTCTTGACGGCGCAGATCTCGCAGGCGAATCCATCGTCGCCGGAAGCGCTGACGGCTCTCGCGGCCAAAGGCTATCGCCCCATGTACGTGACGGCGCGCCCCGAGTGGCTCGTCGAACGCACGCGTGACTTCGTTCGCGATCGCGGCTTTCCCGCGGGCATCATCCACACGCTGACGACCGGCGCCTTGCCCGCCAACGGCGCGGCTGCCGTGGCGTACAAGAGCGGCGAGCTCGCGCAACTTACGGCGCGGGGCCTCCACCCGACGTTCGTCTTCGGCAACACCGTGACCGACGCGGAGGCCTACGACACGGCCCAGGTCCAGCCGCTCGATCACCGCATCTTCTTCAAGTTCGGCGAGGCCGACGGCGGCCAAATCTTCGGCGGCCGCCGCATCGACGACTACGCGGTGCTCCTCGCCGAGTTCGCGTCGCTCAACGCGGCATGCCCGCCCTGA
- a CDS encoding hemerythrin domain-containing protein has product METDPSRRRDSGIRAVVLTTSEVRERILAEHRRLRRQLIDVQVSAREAVLEPLTLALLRARLRTLLVEFAMHLDSEEELLIPVLTGIDAWGPLRVLELKEEHEGQRNLIKDMLARAEREESAETLAAEADALVLRIFRDMREEEDGILREEMLHDDVVVVDQCGG; this is encoded by the coding sequence ATGGAGACAGATCCGAGTAGGCGACGAGACAGTGGCATCCGCGCCGTCGTGCTCACCACGAGTGAGGTTCGCGAGCGCATCTTGGCGGAACATCGACGCCTTCGCCGCCAGCTGATCGACGTTCAGGTGAGCGCCCGCGAGGCGGTCCTTGAGCCGCTCACGCTCGCGCTGTTGCGGGCGCGCCTCCGCACATTGCTCGTCGAATTTGCGATGCACCTCGATTCGGAAGAGGAGCTGCTTATCCCGGTTCTCACAGGCATCGATGCGTGGGGGCCGCTCCGCGTGCTCGAGTTGAAAGAGGAGCACGAGGGGCAGCGGAACTTGATCAAGGACATGCTCGCGCGCGCCGAGCGCGAGGAGTCAGCGGAGACGCTGGCCGCCGAGGCCGACGCTCTGGTGCTCCGCATCTTCCGCGACATGCGCGAGGAAGAAGACGGCATCTTGCGCGAGGAGATGCTCCACGACGACGTTGTCGTGGTCGATCAGTGCGGCGGCTAG
- a CDS encoding DNA polymerase III subunit, with protein sequence MDRVRGQETAILTLKRALSRSKVHHALLFDGPEGVGKEMAAFALAQCLVCEKPDGDALACGACSACVRAVPREGESRPLHPDVVVIERGLYEPAQIGRRTPETQDISIDQIRTLVLARAAFQPHEGRAKVFIIRRTEELSTSAANALLKTLEEPGSRSHFILLSAQGDALLPTIRSRALRIRFGALSEALVAELLRERGTDAALADELAKHAGGSMAAALSLADEEATAVRDRFVAAAREALTASHLSPAMALAEEGKKDKDALEAGLRAFAAELAREARAAAGDKTRTTDIAATRFRMVLGALQNLDRNASPQLTAESLFIRLRSL encoded by the coding sequence ATGGACCGCGTGCGGGGACAAGAAACGGCGATCCTCACGCTGAAGCGGGCGCTTTCGCGCTCGAAGGTCCACCACGCGCTCCTGTTTGACGGGCCCGAAGGCGTCGGCAAGGAGATGGCGGCCTTCGCGCTCGCGCAGTGCCTCGTCTGCGAGAAGCCCGACGGCGACGCGCTCGCGTGCGGAGCGTGCAGCGCGTGCGTTCGAGCGGTCCCACGCGAAGGCGAGTCCCGTCCCCTCCATCCCGACGTGGTCGTCATCGAGCGAGGCCTCTACGAGCCGGCGCAGATCGGGCGCCGTACGCCCGAGACCCAAGACATCTCGATTGACCAGATCCGCACGCTCGTCCTCGCGCGTGCCGCCTTCCAACCACACGAAGGACGCGCCAAGGTCTTCATCATTCGGCGCACTGAGGAGCTCAGCACGTCGGCCGCGAATGCGCTCCTGAAGACCCTCGAAGAGCCCGGCTCGCGCAGTCACTTCATCTTGCTGAGCGCGCAAGGCGACGCGCTCTTGCCGACCATTCGTTCACGTGCGCTGCGGATCCGTTTTGGCGCGCTCTCAGAGGCGCTCGTGGCGGAGCTCTTGCGTGAGCGTGGCACGGACGCCGCCCTCGCCGACGAGCTCGCAAAACACGCCGGCGGAAGCATGGCCGCTGCGCTCTCGCTCGCTGACGAAGAGGCCACGGCGGTCCGCGACCGCTTCGTCGCGGCGGCGCGTGAGGCGCTCACGGCGAGCCACTTGAGCCCAGCCATGGCCCTCGCCGAGGAGGGCAAGAAGGACAAGGACGCCCTCGAAGCGGGGCTCCGCGCCTTCGCCGCCGAGCTGGCCCGGGAAGCTCGCGCGGCGGCGGGGGACAAGACCCGCACCACAGACATCGCCGCCACGCGCTTCCGCATGGTCTTGGGCGCCCTTCAAAACCTCGACCGCAACGCCTCGCCGCAGCTCACGGCCGAGTCGCTCTTCATTCGGTTGCGGTCGCTCTGA
- a CDS encoding VOC family protein, translated as MHLHHLALRTSDVARSVAFYRDVLGLPVVREAAERAWLDAGGVVLMVELRAAGEPSIPAGSMELVAFRVTDEERRAMGERLVALGIAKDGETAHTLYFRDPDGRRVGVSSYRFEVARSQPGGQAR; from the coding sequence ATGCACCTCCACCACCTAGCCCTTCGAACGAGCGATGTGGCGCGATCCGTGGCGTTCTACCGCGATGTTCTCGGCCTCCCCGTCGTGCGCGAGGCCGCCGAGCGCGCGTGGCTCGACGCCGGCGGGGTGGTCCTGATGGTCGAGCTTCGGGCCGCCGGTGAGCCCTCGATTCCGGCGGGCTCAATGGAGCTCGTGGCGTTTCGGGTGACCGACGAGGAGCGCCGCGCCATGGGCGAGCGCCTCGTCGCGCTGGGCATCGCCAAGGACGGCGAGACGGCGCATACGCTCTACTTTCGCGATCCCGACGGCCGCCGCGTGGGAGTCAGCAGCTACCGCTTCGAGGTCGCGCGCTCTCAGCCTGGCGGTCAGGCCCGATGA
- a CDS encoding glycerophosphodiester phosphodiesterase, with translation MTVWRRSAVPFVVGHRGVRGEGRPLENTMPAFAAAHAEGALAVELDVQLSRDGEVVVVHDPDLSRITGGDDPRRVGDLEWRELEAVRLRSDARLVRLWDVLAWARGANIAVNVELKRDGGRKWELARRAARLVAHAEVDVLLSSFDPLLLAVAKAVAPHVPSAWLTDAKESPPFDAMALAARTPLVVAMHPHYGQVTATRADRLHQKGLALGAYTVNEPQEITRLVALGVDWLITDTPGATRDVIASLAG, from the coding sequence GTGACCGTCTGGCGCCGCTCGGCCGTTCCGTTCGTTGTCGGTCACCGCGGTGTGCGAGGCGAGGGGAGGCCCCTCGAGAACACGATGCCGGCCTTTGCCGCGGCCCACGCCGAGGGCGCTCTCGCCGTTGAGCTCGACGTGCAGCTCTCGCGTGATGGCGAGGTTGTCGTTGTCCACGATCCCGACTTGAGCCGCATCACCGGCGGCGACGATCCGCGTCGGGTCGGCGACCTCGAGTGGCGCGAGCTCGAAGCCGTTCGGCTCAGGAGCGACGCGCGTCTCGTCCGCCTGTGGGACGTACTCGCGTGGGCGCGCGGAGCCAACATCGCCGTCAACGTCGAGCTCAAGCGCGATGGCGGCCGCAAGTGGGAGCTCGCCCGGCGCGCTGCGCGGCTCGTGGCCCACGCGGAGGTCGACGTGCTCCTCTCCTCGTTCGATCCGTTGCTCCTCGCGGTGGCGAAGGCCGTCGCGCCGCACGTACCCTCTGCATGGCTCACCGACGCGAAGGAGAGCCCCCCCTTCGACGCGATGGCCCTCGCGGCGCGAACGCCGCTCGTGGTCGCGATGCATCCGCACTATGGCCAAGTCACCGCGACTCGGGCCGACCGCCTGCATCAGAAGGGACTCGCCTTGGGCGCCTACACGGTCAACGAGCCTCAGGAGATCACGCGGCTCGTGGCGCTCGGCGTCGACTGGCTCATCACCGACACCCCCGGAGCGACGCGAGACGTCATCGCGAGTCTGGCTGGCTGA
- a CDS encoding thiamine phosphate synthase, with amino-acid sequence MSLEARNGRPSRGARVFSARGLYAIVDVTSLAARRVDPVAFAEAVLGAKPVALQVRAKSSSRAELVALLRALAPACRVANVPLVCNDDLDAALLGGADMLHLGQDDAPVAAVRARAPHLLFGLSTHDLDQLDRALAFEPAYVAFGPLFPTRSKTDASPVVGLDGLARAKERVGTRAPRTPLVGIGGIDLERAPSVAPLADAGAVISDLLLDGLDGVTRRASLLHEALGGRAHNPEDSQQERA; translated from the coding sequence GTGAGCCTAGAAGCGCGGAACGGGCGACCCAGTCGCGGCGCGCGCGTCTTCTCCGCGCGAGGCCTCTACGCCATCGTCGATGTCACGTCTTTGGCGGCCCGCCGCGTTGACCCCGTGGCTTTCGCGGAGGCAGTCCTCGGGGCGAAGCCGGTGGCGCTGCAGGTTCGAGCCAAGTCCTCCTCTCGAGCGGAGCTCGTGGCGCTCCTGCGCGCGCTCGCACCGGCGTGCCGCGTCGCCAACGTCCCGCTCGTTTGTAATGACGACCTCGACGCCGCCCTCCTCGGTGGCGCGGACATGTTGCATCTCGGCCAAGACGACGCGCCGGTGGCCGCGGTCCGCGCACGTGCGCCGCACCTTCTGTTCGGTCTTTCGACGCACGACCTCGACCAACTCGACCGCGCGCTGGCCTTCGAGCCGGCCTACGTCGCCTTCGGTCCACTGTTTCCGACGCGGAGCAAAACCGACGCGAGTCCCGTTGTAGGGCTCGACGGCCTCGCACGCGCGAAGGAACGCGTCGGCACCCGCGCGCCGCGAACGCCGCTCGTCGGCATCGGCGGCATCGACCTCGAGCGCGCGCCGTCGGTGGCTCCGCTGGCCGACGCTGGGGCCGTCATCAGCGATCTCCTTCTAGACGGCCTCGATGGTGTCACACGGCGGGCCTCGCTCCTTCATGAGGCGCTCGGTGGCCGCGCGCACAACCCAGAAGACAGCCAACAAGAGCGCGCGTGA